One stretch of Cottoperca gobio chromosome 18, fCotGob3.1, whole genome shotgun sequence DNA includes these proteins:
- the LOC115024067 gene encoding tetratricopeptide repeat protein 31-like isoform X4 has protein sequence MDIFREETDFTDIRMVQRVVDLFESRAGIQTIVRLGLIAGMNHDDEQDVTDKDDYDDWVHGHNIFPGYPNLSGWSSDRGLGASRTRSPSSVYQLPHHYFTPSCELPRPASVEVQPKASDYERRAKLLEEKGKEKTEKKRLKKQKRKERKRLEKEKQNSVTNKEEKDEAQQSKSKESKPDESKDMSGVKQLASAQDAESSESSEDESSDEDSDSEELDMTSTFVSKAALILRRKLEQNPRPERKKKIVPVKEELKTFPDKPEEEPEGEKKDCAVPSSPTLEDNIKISTDLAVVGNKLASAGDFNMAVKYFTDAIKYNPTEFKLFGNRSFCFEKTQQYEKALTDAELSLSMCPGWVKGQFRRGRALAGLKRYEQAAQAFRGVLELDRTCAEAAQELFRVQMAQLMEYGFTGAIQNVILQPAQMANVSGVSPILSANTTAALLHPHPHQAHDAPNTFKNKPLVQNMSNVQSQPKPFPKPALKTNNEDSQPAQELFPVWVGNLVHSVTESMISNVFNKVGLVYSVKVLIEKRCAFVNFTKQEHCDEAIRRLHGFELNGMKIAVRYPDRIPPGMGIARSALRADDLQDENMRHNEYADGRNAAGGRRPFRPFRPAPEYRGNHKY, from the exons ATGGATATATTTAGGGAAGAGACGG ACTTTACGGATATCCGGATGGTC CAAAGGGTTGTGGATTTGTTTGAGAGTCGTGCTGGAATCCAAACGATAGTAAGACTTGGCCTAATTG CCGGTATGAATCACGATGATGAGCAAGATGTTACGGATAAGGATGATTATGACGATTGGGTTCATGGGCATAATATTTTCCCTGGATACCCGAACCTCTCTGGCTGGAGCAGTGATAGAGGATTAGGTGCAAGCAGAACAAGGTCACCCAGCTCCGTTTATCAGCTCCCACACCATTACTTCACGCCATCCTGTGAGCTGCCTCGTCCGGCCTCTGTGGAGGTTCAGCCAAAGGCGAGT GACTATGAAAGAAGAGCCAAATTATTGgaagaaaaaggcaaagaaaagacTGAGAAGAAGCGGCTTAAGAAACAG AAACGTAAGGAAAGAAAACGGCTTGAAAAGGAAAAGCAGAACTCCGTAACAAACAAAGAG GAAAAAGATGAGGCACAGCAGTCTAAATCAAAGGAGAGCAAACCAGATGAATCCAAAGACATGTCCGGTGTGAAGCAGCTGGCTTCAGCTCAAGATGCAGAGAGCAGCGAGAGCAGTGAGGACGAATCCAGTGATGAAGACAGCGACTCTGAG GAACTGGACATGACGAGTACTTTTGTGAGTAAAGCTGCTCTGATATTGAGGCGTAAATTGGAGCAGAATCCCCGGcctgagaggaaaaaaaaaattgtcCCAGTTAAAGAAGAACTTAAAACGTTCCCTGACAAACCTGAAGAAGAGCCGGAGGGTGAAAAGAAG GATTGTGCCGTCCCCAGCAGCCCCACTttagaagataatataaaaataagtacCGATCTTGCAG TTGTTGGAAATAAGTTAGCAAGTGCTGGAGACTTTAATATGGCCGTGAAGTATTTCACGGATGCAATTAAGTACAACCCTACAGAGTTTAA GCTGTTTGGCAATCGCTCCTTCTGTTTTGAAAAGACGCAACAATATGAGAAGGCGCTGACGGATGCAGAGCTGTCTCTCAGCATGTGTCCAGGCTGGGTTAAAGGCCAGTTCAGGAGGGGAAGGGCTCTGGCAGGTCTCAAG AGGTATGAGCAGGCTGCCCAGGCCTTCAGGGGGGTTCTTGAGCTGGACCGTACATGTGCAGAAGCTGCTCAAGAACTGTTCCGGGTGCAGATGGCACAACTAATG gaGTATGGTTTCACTG GAGctattcaaaatgtaattctccAACCGGCTCAAATGGCAAATGTCAGCGGAGTGTCTCCAATCCTCTCCGCCAACACGACCGCTGcgcttcttcatcctcatcctcatcaggCCCACGATGCACCAAACACATTTAAGAACAAACCTTTAGTCCAGAATATGTCCAATGTCCAGAGTCAGCCAAAGCCCTTTCCAAAGCCGGCCTTGAAGACCAACAATGAAGACAGTCAGCCAGCGCA GGAGCTGTTTCCAGTTTGGGTGGGAAACTTGGTCCACTCAGTGACTGAGTCCATGATAAGCAACGTGTTTAACAA AGTCGGGCTTGTCTATAGTGTGAAGGTTCTCATTGAGAAACGATGTGCCTTTGTAAACTTTACTAAACAAGAGCATTGTGATGAAGCAATCCGACGGTTGCAC GGCTTTGAGCTGAACGGCATGAAGATAGCTGTGCGCTACCCCGACAGGATCCCTCCAGGAATGGGTATTGCCAGATCTGCCCTCAGAGCTGACGACCTGCAAGACGAGAATATGAG GCACAACGAGTACGCTGATGGGAGGAATGCAGCTGGAGGCCGAAGACCTTTTCGTCCTTTCAGACCAGCCCCCGAGTACAGAGGCAACCACAAGTACTGA
- the LOC115024067 gene encoding tetratricopeptide repeat protein 31-like isoform X1, with the protein MDIFREETDFTDIRMVQRVVDLFESRAGIQTIVRLGLIAGMNHDDEQDVTDKDDYDDWVHGHNIFPGYPNLSGWSSDRGLGASRTRSPSSVYQLPHHYFTPSCELPRPASVEVQPKASDYERRAKLLEEKGKEKTEKKRLKKQKRKERKRLEKEKQNSVTNKEEKDEAQQSKSKESKPDESKDMSGVKQLASAQDAESSESSEDESSDEDSDSEELDMTSTFVSKAALILRRKLEQNPRPERKKKIVPVKEELKTFPDKPEEEPEGEKKDCAVPSSPTLEDNIKISTDLAVVGNKLASAGDFNMAVKYFTDAIKYNPTEFKLFGNRSFCFEKTQQYEKALTDAELSLSMCPGWVKGQFRRGRALAGLKRYEQAAQAFRGVLELDRTCAEAAQELFRVQMAQLMEYGFTGEQSSNALIIHGTVKKALEVLSKLNHPLGAIQNVILQPAQMANVSGVSPILSANTTAALLHPHPHQAHDAPNTFKNKPLVQNMSNVQSQPKPFPKPALKTNNEDSQPAQELFPVWVGNLVHSVTESMISNVFNKVGLVYSVKVLIEKRCAFVNFTKQEHCDEAIRRLHGFELNGMKIAVRYPDRIPPGMGIARSALRADDLQDENMRHNEYADGRNAAGGRRPFRPFRPAPEYRGNHKY; encoded by the exons ATGGATATATTTAGGGAAGAGACGG ACTTTACGGATATCCGGATGGTC CAAAGGGTTGTGGATTTGTTTGAGAGTCGTGCTGGAATCCAAACGATAGTAAGACTTGGCCTAATTG CCGGTATGAATCACGATGATGAGCAAGATGTTACGGATAAGGATGATTATGACGATTGGGTTCATGGGCATAATATTTTCCCTGGATACCCGAACCTCTCTGGCTGGAGCAGTGATAGAGGATTAGGTGCAAGCAGAACAAGGTCACCCAGCTCCGTTTATCAGCTCCCACACCATTACTTCACGCCATCCTGTGAGCTGCCTCGTCCGGCCTCTGTGGAGGTTCAGCCAAAGGCGAGT GACTATGAAAGAAGAGCCAAATTATTGgaagaaaaaggcaaagaaaagacTGAGAAGAAGCGGCTTAAGAAACAG AAACGTAAGGAAAGAAAACGGCTTGAAAAGGAAAAGCAGAACTCCGTAACAAACAAAGAG GAAAAAGATGAGGCACAGCAGTCTAAATCAAAGGAGAGCAAACCAGATGAATCCAAAGACATGTCCGGTGTGAAGCAGCTGGCTTCAGCTCAAGATGCAGAGAGCAGCGAGAGCAGTGAGGACGAATCCAGTGATGAAGACAGCGACTCTGAG GAACTGGACATGACGAGTACTTTTGTGAGTAAAGCTGCTCTGATATTGAGGCGTAAATTGGAGCAGAATCCCCGGcctgagaggaaaaaaaaaattgtcCCAGTTAAAGAAGAACTTAAAACGTTCCCTGACAAACCTGAAGAAGAGCCGGAGGGTGAAAAGAAG GATTGTGCCGTCCCCAGCAGCCCCACTttagaagataatataaaaataagtacCGATCTTGCAG TTGTTGGAAATAAGTTAGCAAGTGCTGGAGACTTTAATATGGCCGTGAAGTATTTCACGGATGCAATTAAGTACAACCCTACAGAGTTTAA GCTGTTTGGCAATCGCTCCTTCTGTTTTGAAAAGACGCAACAATATGAGAAGGCGCTGACGGATGCAGAGCTGTCTCTCAGCATGTGTCCAGGCTGGGTTAAAGGCCAGTTCAGGAGGGGAAGGGCTCTGGCAGGTCTCAAG AGGTATGAGCAGGCTGCCCAGGCCTTCAGGGGGGTTCTTGAGCTGGACCGTACATGTGCAGAAGCTGCTCAAGAACTGTTCCGGGTGCAGATGGCACAACTAATG gaGTATGGTTTCACTGGTGAGCAGAGCTCCAACGCTTTAATTATTCACGGCACAGTTAAAAAGGCTCTAGAGGTGCTGTCCAAATTAAACCATCCACTAG GAGctattcaaaatgtaattctccAACCGGCTCAAATGGCAAATGTCAGCGGAGTGTCTCCAATCCTCTCCGCCAACACGACCGCTGcgcttcttcatcctcatcctcatcaggCCCACGATGCACCAAACACATTTAAGAACAAACCTTTAGTCCAGAATATGTCCAATGTCCAGAGTCAGCCAAAGCCCTTTCCAAAGCCGGCCTTGAAGACCAACAATGAAGACAGTCAGCCAGCGCA GGAGCTGTTTCCAGTTTGGGTGGGAAACTTGGTCCACTCAGTGACTGAGTCCATGATAAGCAACGTGTTTAACAA AGTCGGGCTTGTCTATAGTGTGAAGGTTCTCATTGAGAAACGATGTGCCTTTGTAAACTTTACTAAACAAGAGCATTGTGATGAAGCAATCCGACGGTTGCAC GGCTTTGAGCTGAACGGCATGAAGATAGCTGTGCGCTACCCCGACAGGATCCCTCCAGGAATGGGTATTGCCAGATCTGCCCTCAGAGCTGACGACCTGCAAGACGAGAATATGAG GCACAACGAGTACGCTGATGGGAGGAATGCAGCTGGAGGCCGAAGACCTTTTCGTCCTTTCAGACCAGCCCCCGAGTACAGAGGCAACCACAAGTACTGA
- the LOC115024067 gene encoding tetratricopeptide repeat protein 31-like isoform X3 — MVQRVVDLFESRAGIQTIVRLGLIAGMNHDDEQDVTDKDDYDDWVHGHNIFPGYPNLSGWSSDRGLGASRTRSPSSVYQLPHHYFTPSCELPRPASVEVQPKASDYERRAKLLEEKGKEKTEKKRLKKQKRKERKRLEKEKQNSVTNKEEKDEAQQSKSKESKPDESKDMSGVKQLASAQDAESSESSEDESSDEDSDSEELDMTSTFVSKAALILRRKLEQNPRPERKKKIVPVKEELKTFPDKPEEEPEGEKKDCAVPSSPTLEDNIKISTDLAVVGNKLASAGDFNMAVKYFTDAIKYNPTEFKLFGNRSFCFEKTQQYEKALTDAELSLSMCPGWVKGQFRRGRALAGLKRYEQAAQAFRGVLELDRTCAEAAQELFRVQMAQLMEYGFTGEQSSNALIIHGTVKKALEVLSKLNHPLGAIQNVILQPAQMANVSGVSPILSANTTAALLHPHPHQAHDAPNTFKNKPLVQNMSNVQSQPKPFPKPALKTNNEDSQPAQELFPVWVGNLVHSVTESMISNVFNKVGLVYSVKVLIEKRCAFVNFTKQEHCDEAIRRLHGFELNGMKIAVRYPDRIPPGMGIARSALRADDLQDENMRHNEYADGRNAAGGRRPFRPFRPAPEYRGNHKY; from the exons ATGGTC CAAAGGGTTGTGGATTTGTTTGAGAGTCGTGCTGGAATCCAAACGATAGTAAGACTTGGCCTAATTG CCGGTATGAATCACGATGATGAGCAAGATGTTACGGATAAGGATGATTATGACGATTGGGTTCATGGGCATAATATTTTCCCTGGATACCCGAACCTCTCTGGCTGGAGCAGTGATAGAGGATTAGGTGCAAGCAGAACAAGGTCACCCAGCTCCGTTTATCAGCTCCCACACCATTACTTCACGCCATCCTGTGAGCTGCCTCGTCCGGCCTCTGTGGAGGTTCAGCCAAAGGCGAGT GACTATGAAAGAAGAGCCAAATTATTGgaagaaaaaggcaaagaaaagacTGAGAAGAAGCGGCTTAAGAAACAG AAACGTAAGGAAAGAAAACGGCTTGAAAAGGAAAAGCAGAACTCCGTAACAAACAAAGAG GAAAAAGATGAGGCACAGCAGTCTAAATCAAAGGAGAGCAAACCAGATGAATCCAAAGACATGTCCGGTGTGAAGCAGCTGGCTTCAGCTCAAGATGCAGAGAGCAGCGAGAGCAGTGAGGACGAATCCAGTGATGAAGACAGCGACTCTGAG GAACTGGACATGACGAGTACTTTTGTGAGTAAAGCTGCTCTGATATTGAGGCGTAAATTGGAGCAGAATCCCCGGcctgagaggaaaaaaaaaattgtcCCAGTTAAAGAAGAACTTAAAACGTTCCCTGACAAACCTGAAGAAGAGCCGGAGGGTGAAAAGAAG GATTGTGCCGTCCCCAGCAGCCCCACTttagaagataatataaaaataagtacCGATCTTGCAG TTGTTGGAAATAAGTTAGCAAGTGCTGGAGACTTTAATATGGCCGTGAAGTATTTCACGGATGCAATTAAGTACAACCCTACAGAGTTTAA GCTGTTTGGCAATCGCTCCTTCTGTTTTGAAAAGACGCAACAATATGAGAAGGCGCTGACGGATGCAGAGCTGTCTCTCAGCATGTGTCCAGGCTGGGTTAAAGGCCAGTTCAGGAGGGGAAGGGCTCTGGCAGGTCTCAAG AGGTATGAGCAGGCTGCCCAGGCCTTCAGGGGGGTTCTTGAGCTGGACCGTACATGTGCAGAAGCTGCTCAAGAACTGTTCCGGGTGCAGATGGCACAACTAATG gaGTATGGTTTCACTGGTGAGCAGAGCTCCAACGCTTTAATTATTCACGGCACAGTTAAAAAGGCTCTAGAGGTGCTGTCCAAATTAAACCATCCACTAG GAGctattcaaaatgtaattctccAACCGGCTCAAATGGCAAATGTCAGCGGAGTGTCTCCAATCCTCTCCGCCAACACGACCGCTGcgcttcttcatcctcatcctcatcaggCCCACGATGCACCAAACACATTTAAGAACAAACCTTTAGTCCAGAATATGTCCAATGTCCAGAGTCAGCCAAAGCCCTTTCCAAAGCCGGCCTTGAAGACCAACAATGAAGACAGTCAGCCAGCGCA GGAGCTGTTTCCAGTTTGGGTGGGAAACTTGGTCCACTCAGTGACTGAGTCCATGATAAGCAACGTGTTTAACAA AGTCGGGCTTGTCTATAGTGTGAAGGTTCTCATTGAGAAACGATGTGCCTTTGTAAACTTTACTAAACAAGAGCATTGTGATGAAGCAATCCGACGGTTGCAC GGCTTTGAGCTGAACGGCATGAAGATAGCTGTGCGCTACCCCGACAGGATCCCTCCAGGAATGGGTATTGCCAGATCTGCCCTCAGAGCTGACGACCTGCAAGACGAGAATATGAG GCACAACGAGTACGCTGATGGGAGGAATGCAGCTGGAGGCCGAAGACCTTTTCGTCCTTTCAGACCAGCCCCCGAGTACAGAGGCAACCACAAGTACTGA
- the LOC115024067 gene encoding tetratricopeptide repeat protein 31-like isoform X2 — MDIFREETDFTDIRMVQRVVDLFESRAGIQTIVRLGLIAGMNHDDEQDVTDKDDYDDWVHGHNIFPGYPNLSGWSSDRGLGASRTRSPSSVYQLPHHYFTPSCELPRPASVEVQPKDYERRAKLLEEKGKEKTEKKRLKKQKRKERKRLEKEKQNSVTNKEEKDEAQQSKSKESKPDESKDMSGVKQLASAQDAESSESSEDESSDEDSDSEELDMTSTFVSKAALILRRKLEQNPRPERKKKIVPVKEELKTFPDKPEEEPEGEKKDCAVPSSPTLEDNIKISTDLAVVGNKLASAGDFNMAVKYFTDAIKYNPTEFKLFGNRSFCFEKTQQYEKALTDAELSLSMCPGWVKGQFRRGRALAGLKRYEQAAQAFRGVLELDRTCAEAAQELFRVQMAQLMEYGFTGEQSSNALIIHGTVKKALEVLSKLNHPLGAIQNVILQPAQMANVSGVSPILSANTTAALLHPHPHQAHDAPNTFKNKPLVQNMSNVQSQPKPFPKPALKTNNEDSQPAQELFPVWVGNLVHSVTESMISNVFNKVGLVYSVKVLIEKRCAFVNFTKQEHCDEAIRRLHGFELNGMKIAVRYPDRIPPGMGIARSALRADDLQDENMRHNEYADGRNAAGGRRPFRPFRPAPEYRGNHKY; from the exons ATGGATATATTTAGGGAAGAGACGG ACTTTACGGATATCCGGATGGTC CAAAGGGTTGTGGATTTGTTTGAGAGTCGTGCTGGAATCCAAACGATAGTAAGACTTGGCCTAATTG CCGGTATGAATCACGATGATGAGCAAGATGTTACGGATAAGGATGATTATGACGATTGGGTTCATGGGCATAATATTTTCCCTGGATACCCGAACCTCTCTGGCTGGAGCAGTGATAGAGGATTAGGTGCAAGCAGAACAAGGTCACCCAGCTCCGTTTATCAGCTCCCACACCATTACTTCACGCCATCCTGTGAGCTGCCTCGTCCGGCCTCTGTGGAGGTTCAGCCAAAG GACTATGAAAGAAGAGCCAAATTATTGgaagaaaaaggcaaagaaaagacTGAGAAGAAGCGGCTTAAGAAACAG AAACGTAAGGAAAGAAAACGGCTTGAAAAGGAAAAGCAGAACTCCGTAACAAACAAAGAG GAAAAAGATGAGGCACAGCAGTCTAAATCAAAGGAGAGCAAACCAGATGAATCCAAAGACATGTCCGGTGTGAAGCAGCTGGCTTCAGCTCAAGATGCAGAGAGCAGCGAGAGCAGTGAGGACGAATCCAGTGATGAAGACAGCGACTCTGAG GAACTGGACATGACGAGTACTTTTGTGAGTAAAGCTGCTCTGATATTGAGGCGTAAATTGGAGCAGAATCCCCGGcctgagaggaaaaaaaaaattgtcCCAGTTAAAGAAGAACTTAAAACGTTCCCTGACAAACCTGAAGAAGAGCCGGAGGGTGAAAAGAAG GATTGTGCCGTCCCCAGCAGCCCCACTttagaagataatataaaaataagtacCGATCTTGCAG TTGTTGGAAATAAGTTAGCAAGTGCTGGAGACTTTAATATGGCCGTGAAGTATTTCACGGATGCAATTAAGTACAACCCTACAGAGTTTAA GCTGTTTGGCAATCGCTCCTTCTGTTTTGAAAAGACGCAACAATATGAGAAGGCGCTGACGGATGCAGAGCTGTCTCTCAGCATGTGTCCAGGCTGGGTTAAAGGCCAGTTCAGGAGGGGAAGGGCTCTGGCAGGTCTCAAG AGGTATGAGCAGGCTGCCCAGGCCTTCAGGGGGGTTCTTGAGCTGGACCGTACATGTGCAGAAGCTGCTCAAGAACTGTTCCGGGTGCAGATGGCACAACTAATG gaGTATGGTTTCACTGGTGAGCAGAGCTCCAACGCTTTAATTATTCACGGCACAGTTAAAAAGGCTCTAGAGGTGCTGTCCAAATTAAACCATCCACTAG GAGctattcaaaatgtaattctccAACCGGCTCAAATGGCAAATGTCAGCGGAGTGTCTCCAATCCTCTCCGCCAACACGACCGCTGcgcttcttcatcctcatcctcatcaggCCCACGATGCACCAAACACATTTAAGAACAAACCTTTAGTCCAGAATATGTCCAATGTCCAGAGTCAGCCAAAGCCCTTTCCAAAGCCGGCCTTGAAGACCAACAATGAAGACAGTCAGCCAGCGCA GGAGCTGTTTCCAGTTTGGGTGGGAAACTTGGTCCACTCAGTGACTGAGTCCATGATAAGCAACGTGTTTAACAA AGTCGGGCTTGTCTATAGTGTGAAGGTTCTCATTGAGAAACGATGTGCCTTTGTAAACTTTACTAAACAAGAGCATTGTGATGAAGCAATCCGACGGTTGCAC GGCTTTGAGCTGAACGGCATGAAGATAGCTGTGCGCTACCCCGACAGGATCCCTCCAGGAATGGGTATTGCCAGATCTGCCCTCAGAGCTGACGACCTGCAAGACGAGAATATGAG GCACAACGAGTACGCTGATGGGAGGAATGCAGCTGGAGGCCGAAGACCTTTTCGTCCTTTCAGACCAGCCCCCGAGTACAGAGGCAACCACAAGTACTGA
- the mfsd8 gene encoding major facilitator superfamily domain-containing protein 8 isoform X2, with translation MSPSDCDDTTPVLRDDASSDDFQDEDYKTRWRSIRVMYFNMFLSSVGFTIVITSLWPYLQKVDASASASFLGWVVAAYSLGQMLASPIFGLWSNYRPSREPLVCSIIINLSANIYYAYAYLPTTHNKFHILVSRAFVGFGAGNVAVVRSYVAGATSLKERTGAMANMSACQALGFILGPALQAGLSFIGEQGVVVQGIDLQLNMYTAPALLATAFGFINILLVVLVLREHHVDDHGRHIEAINYTSEDRDDVIEEREESLDQVAVVTSNVLFFIVMFIFAVFETIATPLSMDMFAWTRKEAVLYNGLIICGIGFESILVFLVVKAASQRVGDRPVLLAGLAVIFCGFFILLPWGNQYPKIQWADLRNNSLVSGMSAASNSSVEPTGCPYEQTWCQYTPAIHLAQYISSDILIGVGYPACNVMSYTLYSKILGPRPQEDDSVTRHDSHWRDYNTLCCCCCL, from the exons ATGTCTCCATCGGACTGTGATGACACCACTCCGGTTCTCAGGGATGATGCAAGCAG TGATGACTTTCAGGATGAAGATTACAAGACTCGCTGGAGGTCTATCAGAGTCATGTACTTCAACATGTTCCTCAGCAGTGTAG GTTTCACCATTGTCATCACATCACTGTGGCCCTACCTCCAAAAG GTGGATGCCAGTGCCAGTGCCAGCTTCCTGGGCTGGGTGGTGGCAGCCTACAGTCTTGGTCAGATGTTGGCCTCGCCCATCTTTGGCCTTTGGTCCAACTACCGTCCTAGCAGGGAGCCGCTGGTGTGCTCCATCATTATCAACCTGTCGGCCAATATCTACTACGCTTACGCCTACCTGCCCACCACCCACAACAAGTTCCACATCCTCGTGTCCAGAGCCTTTGTGGGCTTTGGAGCAG GTAATGTTGCTGTGGTGAGGTCCTATGTAGCTGGAGCTACATCCCTGAAGGAGAGGACGGGTGCCATGGCCAACATGAGCGCCTGTCAGGCCCTGGGCTTCATCCTGGGACCAG CTCTGCAGGCCGGCCTGTCCTTCATTGGTGAGCagggtgtggtggtgcagggcATCGACCTGCAGCTCAACATGTACACTGCTCCTGCGCTACTGGCCACCGCTTTTGGCTTTATCAACATCCTGCTGGTTGTTCTGGTGCTCAG AGAGCACCATGTTGATGACCATGGAAGACACATCGAAGCCATCAACTACACATCAGAAG ACAGAGATGATGTTATTGAGGAACGTGAGGAGAGCCTTGATCAGGTGGCAGTCGTGACTTCCAACGTTCTCTTCTTCATCGTCATGTTCATCTTTGCTGTCTTTGAGAC GATTGCCACCCCTCTGTCCATGGACATGTTCGCCTGGACCAGGAAGGAAGCTGTGTTGTACAACGGCCTCATCATCTGCGGCATTGGGTTTGAGTCCATCTTGGTGTTTCTGGTTGTAAAAGCGGCCTCTCAAAG GGTCGGGGATCGGCCAGTGCTGCTCGCAGGCTTGGCCGTTATATTCTGTGGCTTCTTTATTCTGCTGCCATGGGGAAACCAGTATCCCAAAATCCAGTGGgcag ACCTGAGAAACAACTCTTTGGTCAGCGGGATGTCTGCAGCCTCCAACAGCTCTGTGGAGCCGACCGGCTGCCCGTACGAACAGACCTGGTGTCAGTACACGCCTGCCATCCATCTGGCCCAGTACATCTCTTCTGACATCCTCATCGGGGTGGGATACCCAGCCTGCAACGTCATGTCCTACACACTGTATTCAAAGATCCTCGGACCCAGGCCTCAG GAGGATGACAGCGTAACACGACACGATTCCCACTGGAGAGACTATAACACTctgtgttgctgttgctgtctTTAA
- the mfsd8 gene encoding major facilitator superfamily domain-containing protein 8 isoform X1, which translates to MSPSDCDDTTPVLRDDASSDDFQDEDYKTRWRSIRVMYFNMFLSSVGFTIVITSLWPYLQKVDASASASFLGWVVAAYSLGQMLASPIFGLWSNYRPSREPLVCSIIINLSANIYYAYAYLPTTHNKFHILVSRAFVGFGAGNVAVVRSYVAGATSLKERTGAMANMSACQALGFILGPALQAGLSFIGEQGVVVQGIDLQLNMYTAPALLATAFGFINILLVVLVLREHHVDDHGRHIEAINYTSEDRDDVIEEREESLDQVAVVTSNVLFFIVMFIFAVFETIATPLSMDMFAWTRKEAVLYNGLIICGIGFESILVFLVVKAASQRVGDRPVLLAGLAVIFCGFFILLPWGNQYPKIQWADLRNNSLVSGMSAASNSSVEPTGCPYEQTWCQYTPAIHLAQYISSDILIGVGYPACNVMSYTLYSKILGPRPQGVYMGWLTASGSGARTLGPVFVSHAYTLLGPRWAFSLICVMVVVAIVLLSSVYHRLIAFSVRYRRMTA; encoded by the exons ATGTCTCCATCGGACTGTGATGACACCACTCCGGTTCTCAGGGATGATGCAAGCAG TGATGACTTTCAGGATGAAGATTACAAGACTCGCTGGAGGTCTATCAGAGTCATGTACTTCAACATGTTCCTCAGCAGTGTAG GTTTCACCATTGTCATCACATCACTGTGGCCCTACCTCCAAAAG GTGGATGCCAGTGCCAGTGCCAGCTTCCTGGGCTGGGTGGTGGCAGCCTACAGTCTTGGTCAGATGTTGGCCTCGCCCATCTTTGGCCTTTGGTCCAACTACCGTCCTAGCAGGGAGCCGCTGGTGTGCTCCATCATTATCAACCTGTCGGCCAATATCTACTACGCTTACGCCTACCTGCCCACCACCCACAACAAGTTCCACATCCTCGTGTCCAGAGCCTTTGTGGGCTTTGGAGCAG GTAATGTTGCTGTGGTGAGGTCCTATGTAGCTGGAGCTACATCCCTGAAGGAGAGGACGGGTGCCATGGCCAACATGAGCGCCTGTCAGGCCCTGGGCTTCATCCTGGGACCAG CTCTGCAGGCCGGCCTGTCCTTCATTGGTGAGCagggtgtggtggtgcagggcATCGACCTGCAGCTCAACATGTACACTGCTCCTGCGCTACTGGCCACCGCTTTTGGCTTTATCAACATCCTGCTGGTTGTTCTGGTGCTCAG AGAGCACCATGTTGATGACCATGGAAGACACATCGAAGCCATCAACTACACATCAGAAG ACAGAGATGATGTTATTGAGGAACGTGAGGAGAGCCTTGATCAGGTGGCAGTCGTGACTTCCAACGTTCTCTTCTTCATCGTCATGTTCATCTTTGCTGTCTTTGAGAC GATTGCCACCCCTCTGTCCATGGACATGTTCGCCTGGACCAGGAAGGAAGCTGTGTTGTACAACGGCCTCATCATCTGCGGCATTGGGTTTGAGTCCATCTTGGTGTTTCTGGTTGTAAAAGCGGCCTCTCAAAG GGTCGGGGATCGGCCAGTGCTGCTCGCAGGCTTGGCCGTTATATTCTGTGGCTTCTTTATTCTGCTGCCATGGGGAAACCAGTATCCCAAAATCCAGTGGgcag ACCTGAGAAACAACTCTTTGGTCAGCGGGATGTCTGCAGCCTCCAACAGCTCTGTGGAGCCGACCGGCTGCCCGTACGAACAGACCTGGTGTCAGTACACGCCTGCCATCCATCTGGCCCAGTACATCTCTTCTGACATCCTCATCGGGGTGGGATACCCAGCCTGCAACGTCATGTCCTACACACTGTATTCAAAGATCCTCGGACCCAGGCCTCAG GGTGTGTACATGGGCTGGCTTACGGCCTCGGGGAGCGGGGCGAGGACGCTGGGCCCCGTATTTGTCTCTCATGCCTACACCCTGCTGGGCCCCCGCTGGGCCTTCAGCCTTATCTGTGTCATGGTGGTGGTGGCCATCGTGCTGCTCAGCTCTGTGTACCACAGACTCATCGCTTTTTCTGTTCGCTACAGGAGGATGACAGCGTAA